A genomic region of Oceaniferula marina contains the following coding sequences:
- a CDS encoding VOC family protein: protein MQEFNHVGIPTTFEREGETYLEDAKLYITDFANHPYKIEWLRFEEDSPMPEILKTTAHVAYMVDDLEKAMEGKQTLLEPFEPMEGLRVAFILDDGAPVEFMQEI from the coding sequence ATGCAAGAATTCAATCACGTTGGTATTCCTACCACCTTTGAGCGTGAGGGCGAAACCTACCTCGAAGATGCAAAACTCTACATCACCGACTTTGCCAACCACCCATACAAAATCGAATGGCTTCGCTTTGAAGAAGATTCCCCTATGCCGGAAATCTTAAAAACCACGGCACACGTCGCCTATATGGTGGACGACCTTGAAAAAGCCATGGAAGGCAAACAAACGTTGCTCGAACCATTCGAACCCATGGAGGGACTGCGCGTCGCCTTCATCCTCGATGATGGAGCACCCGTCGAATTCATGCAGGAAATCTAA
- the lsrF gene encoding 3-hydroxy-5-phosphonooxypentane-2,4-dione thiolase: protein MADLDDIRDGDNFGLNTPADTSSFYLKGMNSASWGIKNRMSRIFNRESGRTVMLAFDHGFLMGPTSGLERIDLNIAPLAEEADCLMGCRGMIRTCIPAENTKPICLRTDSGTTILTEMNHNVLISEEDAIGMNVSAMAAMLSIGDADTEATTIANFSRLVDIGNKYAIPVMGVTAVGKDMARDARYFGLASRVCAENGASIVKTYYTEGFENVVAACPVPVVIAGGKKLPELEALELCYNAIQCGASGVDMGRNVFQSEAPLAMMKAVKAVVHNNATPAEAFDLFNTLQNEA, encoded by the coding sequence ATGGCAGACTTAGATGACATCAGAGACGGAGACAACTTCGGCCTCAACACCCCGGCAGACACAAGCAGCTTCTACCTCAAAGGTATGAATAGTGCTTCATGGGGAATCAAAAACCGCATGTCCCGTATCTTCAACCGCGAATCAGGCCGCACCGTCATGCTGGCCTTCGACCACGGATTCCTCATGGGACCCACATCCGGACTTGAGCGCATCGACCTCAACATCGCGCCTCTTGCCGAGGAAGCTGACTGCTTGATGGGATGCCGCGGCATGATCCGCACCTGTATTCCCGCAGAAAACACTAAACCCATCTGCCTCCGGACAGACAGCGGAACCACCATCCTCACGGAAATGAACCACAACGTGCTCATCTCCGAAGAAGATGCCATCGGAATGAACGTTTCCGCCATGGCCGCCATGCTCTCCATTGGTGATGCCGACACCGAAGCCACCACCATCGCCAACTTCAGCCGTCTGGTCGATATCGGCAACAAATACGCCATCCCCGTCATGGGCGTCACTGCGGTCGGAAAAGACATGGCCCGCGATGCTCGCTACTTTGGACTCGCGTCTCGCGTCTGTGCCGAGAACGGTGCCAGCATCGTTAAAACCTACTACACCGAAGGCTTTGAAAACGTCGTCGCGGCCTGCCCGGTCCCCGTCGTGATCGCCGGTGGCAAAAAACTCCCCGAACTCGAGGCCCTCGAACTTTGCTACAACGCAATCCAGTGTGGTGCGTCCGGAGTCGACATGGGACGTAACGTCTTCCAATCCGAAGCTCCCCTCGCCATGATGAAAGCGGTCAAAGCCGTCGTTCACAACAATGCGACACCAGCTGAAGCATTCGACCTCTTCAACACGCTGCAGAACGAAGCCTGA
- a CDS encoding DAK2 domain-containing protein encodes MTTSLTLDHLKAMFAAGLTAVTEAKEELSSLDAATGDGDHGTAICQAMTAICNTADKGTDLKQSLNDMGFAAMMESCGSTSTLIGALLLGMSDGVDGNELSPAAVATMFNSGLANLRQQTKADIGDKTMMDALIPAITAIDTHQGSDLSTMFNTAAKAAADGRDATKDMVAKFGRARNLGDRVIGHTDAGATSIALIFQAFANSLD; translated from the coding sequence ATGACCACTTCCCTTACACTCGATCATCTCAAAGCCATGTTCGCAGCGGGACTCACCGCCGTGACAGAAGCCAAGGAGGAACTCTCCTCGCTCGATGCCGCCACCGGAGACGGAGATCACGGCACCGCCATCTGCCAAGCCATGACGGCCATCTGCAACACGGCTGACAAAGGCACCGACCTCAAGCAATCGCTCAATGACATGGGCTTTGCCGCCATGATGGAATCCTGTGGATCCACCAGCACCTTGATCGGAGCACTCCTTCTCGGGATGAGTGACGGAGTCGATGGCAACGAACTGTCTCCGGCAGCCGTGGCAACCATGTTCAACTCCGGCCTCGCCAATCTCCGCCAGCAAACCAAGGCCGACATCGGTGACAAAACCATGATGGATGCCCTGATCCCCGCCATCACAGCGATCGACACCCATCAGGGATCCGACCTCTCAACGATGTTCAATACGGCAGCCAAAGCAGCAGCCGATGGCCGGGACGCAACCAAAGATATGGTTGCCAAGTTCGGGCGCGCACGCAACTTGGGGGACCGCGTCATCGGCCACACCGACGCAGGAGCAACGTCTATCGCCTTGATCTTCCAAGCGTTCGCTAACAGCCTCGACTAA
- a CDS encoding dihydroxyacetone kinase subunit DhaK, whose protein sequence is MHFIMKKLINDPANLTAELLEGYTLAYPNKVKLVNEKIVVRANEKAEDKVAVISMGGSGHEPAVSGFVGDGMLDASVVGDIFAAPGAPKVFEALQMFKRDAGILLVVLNHAGDVMSANMAMQLAERAGIKVKMLLTHEDISAGIDTPVEDKRGLAGCVPLYKVAGAAADEGKSLDEVYEIAERFNQQMATLAVAVTNCTHPQTGQAISNLADDEMEIGMGQHGEAGGGISKILTADETAERMVLPLIEATGASSGDTVQLLINGVGGSTLMEMNIVYRKAHQILTEKGITLVPGIVDELLTVQEMGGFQMILCKLDPDHVTYLEAPANAPYWTTQ, encoded by the coding sequence ATCCATTTCATCATGAAAAAATTAATCAATGACCCAGCCAACCTGACAGCTGAACTGCTCGAGGGATACACCTTGGCCTACCCAAACAAAGTCAAACTCGTCAACGAAAAGATCGTTGTTCGGGCAAACGAAAAAGCAGAAGACAAAGTCGCGGTCATCAGCATGGGAGGATCCGGACACGAACCTGCCGTTTCCGGTTTTGTAGGTGACGGCATGTTAGATGCCAGCGTCGTGGGAGATATCTTTGCGGCCCCGGGCGCCCCCAAAGTCTTTGAAGCATTGCAAATGTTCAAACGAGACGCCGGCATTTTACTCGTCGTTCTGAACCACGCCGGTGACGTCATGAGCGCCAATATGGCGATGCAACTGGCGGAGCGTGCCGGAATCAAAGTCAAAATGCTGCTGACCCACGAAGACATCAGTGCAGGCATCGACACCCCGGTCGAAGACAAACGTGGTTTGGCTGGATGCGTTCCCCTTTACAAAGTCGCCGGTGCCGCCGCAGACGAAGGCAAATCCCTCGATGAAGTCTACGAAATAGCCGAGCGCTTCAACCAGCAAATGGCCACGCTCGCCGTTGCTGTCACTAACTGCACCCACCCGCAAACCGGACAGGCTATCTCTAACCTCGCCGACGACGAAATGGAAATCGGCATGGGCCAACACGGTGAAGCCGGCGGAGGCATCTCCAAGATCCTTACTGCTGATGAAACGGCAGAACGTATGGTGCTACCATTGATCGAAGCGACAGGAGCAAGCAGCGGAGACACGGTGCAACTCCTCATCAACGGTGTTGGCGGCTCGACCCTCATGGAAATGAACATCGTCTACCGGAAAGCGCACCAGATCCTCACCGAAAAAGGAATCACGCTTGTCCCAGGCATCGTCGACGAGCTCCTAACGGTTCAAGAGATGGGAGGGTTCCAAATGATCCTCTGTAAACTTGATCCAGATCACGTCACTTACCTCGAGGCTCCAGCCAACGCACCCTACTGGACCACGCAATAA
- a CDS encoding AsmA-like C-terminal region-containing protein, whose translation MLFKRLFKHLRLIILIAVGLLLGIVIGGIYTLNQTGVNDQWRHKIAIELENLGIIADFDSLRYDPTRGMVAEGVRIYADSSRKETVARLKHLVIDVDKTKLMRGKLRVNNVSLKRAEVSMPINPNEPDGPRVVINKLQGDLYLPDKNTIEAQNVKGMVAGIHLELKANIWGKNLSKEHVQTSHHQETRINRIKVIAKIIQEISRWSWPENKPPKLKIYVEGNLDNPDSSHIDFELSASSLERDGVILSDVRVRGDYHNKLITLDQIQLDDGSGKLIARADFHPNTRKGRFEVTHCKLHLQKLTRKLLGLNPLHEVTFSTPPQITCSGEVRLDSELTPQLQLNGKINVDHFHFKGIPYQNLESELSLQGSNLFLTNLKVTHSDGEIHGRLLLKDNLIRYDAQATLPVEAYRPFITNPKITEALNKASFTKQSKIEITTTGSYSKDTPAERICSGHVRLQNFTYKEVPMRDAVADFAFVPGKNTFANIRLTFDYQDYPLRKTYGGPSSGRVDSDQVVMDLKERMVHIKNIRTTAWPAPVVRLFASKAADHCEQYRFLRPPGLSASGSFDLNQNQKRTDFKIDVHAPGSTHYRFLGETLSLKRLRGHVRIRQGRVDVSNLSFYTFQGPCKGKLTVHTIERKYAGELQWSRLHLKDIGQLYHFKNAERGLITGRIDFSGKHKNVGFFNGKGSIALERGNLFSIPMLGPLSPVIGSVLGDKNPTNEHAENASCTFAVRNGVVYSDNFLANTRSLRFTGEGKIDLNNKQMDMMVRMNARGLFSLISLPLKPLMGMFQFAGTGNISKPQWKTTIFTSPKRGKKDPIFRRPPKARVIGE comes from the coding sequence ATGCTCTTCAAGCGACTCTTCAAGCACCTCCGCCTGATCATCCTGATTGCGGTCGGGTTGCTGCTGGGCATCGTCATTGGAGGTATCTACACCCTGAATCAAACCGGGGTAAACGACCAGTGGCGCCACAAAATTGCCATCGAGCTCGAAAACCTCGGCATCATCGCCGACTTCGACAGCTTACGCTATGACCCGACTCGTGGCATGGTCGCCGAAGGAGTCCGCATCTACGCCGACTCAAGCCGAAAAGAAACCGTAGCCCGACTCAAGCACCTCGTGATTGATGTCGATAAAACCAAGCTCATGCGAGGCAAACTGAGGGTCAATAATGTCTCGTTGAAACGGGCCGAGGTTTCCATGCCTATTAACCCCAATGAACCGGACGGCCCGAGAGTGGTGATCAACAAACTTCAAGGGGACCTCTACCTGCCGGATAAAAACACCATCGAAGCTCAAAACGTCAAAGGTATGGTGGCGGGCATCCATCTGGAACTTAAAGCCAACATCTGGGGAAAAAACCTCAGCAAGGAACACGTTCAGACCTCACACCATCAAGAAACACGGATCAACCGCATCAAAGTAATCGCCAAAATCATCCAGGAAATCAGCCGCTGGAGCTGGCCTGAGAATAAACCACCTAAACTCAAAATCTACGTCGAAGGCAATCTCGACAACCCAGATTCATCCCACATCGACTTCGAACTAAGTGCCAGCTCGCTGGAACGAGACGGTGTGATTCTCAGCGATGTCCGGGTCAGAGGCGACTACCACAATAAACTCATCACCCTCGATCAGATTCAATTAGACGATGGATCCGGAAAACTCATCGCAAGAGCTGATTTCCATCCCAATACACGCAAAGGACGCTTTGAAGTCACCCATTGCAAGCTCCACTTGCAAAAACTAACGCGCAAACTGCTTGGACTGAATCCACTGCATGAAGTCACCTTTTCCACGCCGCCACAGATCACTTGCTCCGGCGAAGTCCGACTGGATTCAGAACTCACCCCGCAACTGCAACTCAATGGAAAAATCAACGTCGATCACTTCCACTTCAAAGGGATCCCATATCAAAACCTTGAATCCGAGCTTTCACTGCAAGGAAGCAACCTCTTTCTCACCAACCTGAAAGTCACCCACAGCGATGGTGAAATCCACGGCAGGCTACTACTCAAGGACAACCTGATACGTTATGACGCTCAGGCAACCCTTCCTGTGGAAGCTTACCGACCCTTCATTACCAATCCTAAAATCACCGAAGCGCTCAATAAGGCGTCATTCACAAAGCAGTCGAAAATAGAAATCACCACCACCGGATCTTATTCAAAAGACACACCGGCAGAGCGGATCTGCAGCGGCCATGTTCGACTCCAAAACTTCACCTATAAGGAAGTCCCCATGCGCGACGCCGTCGCGGACTTTGCCTTCGTTCCCGGCAAGAACACCTTCGCCAATATCCGACTCACCTTCGACTACCAAGACTACCCACTGCGTAAAACCTACGGGGGTCCCTCCTCAGGCAGGGTCGACAGCGACCAGGTGGTCATGGATCTCAAGGAGCGAATGGTCCACATCAAAAACATACGAACCACCGCTTGGCCGGCCCCGGTCGTTCGCCTATTTGCAAGCAAGGCAGCCGACCACTGTGAACAATACCGGTTTTTGCGCCCGCCCGGTCTCAGCGCCTCTGGCTCATTCGACCTGAATCAAAACCAAAAACGAACCGACTTCAAGATTGACGTCCATGCCCCCGGATCCACTCATTACCGCTTTCTCGGCGAAACCTTGTCGCTGAAACGGCTTCGCGGCCACGTCCGAATCCGACAGGGAAGAGTCGATGTATCCAACCTTTCCTTCTATACCTTCCAAGGCCCCTGCAAAGGTAAACTCACGGTCCACACCATTGAACGGAAGTATGCAGGAGAACTCCAATGGTCTCGCCTACACCTTAAAGATATCGGCCAGCTCTACCATTTTAAAAATGCCGAACGTGGATTAATCACTGGAAGAATCGATTTCAGTGGGAAACATAAAAACGTCGGCTTTTTCAACGGCAAAGGGTCCATCGCCCTTGAACGAGGCAACCTGTTCTCCATCCCCATGCTCGGCCCCCTGTCACCCGTCATCGGCTCCGTTCTCGGAGATAAGAACCCGACCAATGAGCATGCTGAAAACGCATCATGCACCTTCGCCGTGCGCAACGGCGTAGTCTACTCCGACAACTTTCTCGCCAACACCCGCTCGCTACGTTTCACCGGAGAAGGCAAAATCGACCTGAACAACAAACAGATGGACATGATGGTGCGCATGAACGCTCGCGGTCTATTCAGCTTGATCTCTCTCCCATTGAAACCGTTGATGGGGATGTTCCAGTTCGCAGGAACAGGCAACATTTCCAAACCCCAATGGAAAACCACTATTTTCACCTCACCAAAACGTGGTAAAAAAGATCCGATTTTCCGTCGTCCGCCAAAAGCCAGGGTCATCGGAGAATAG
- a CDS encoding KH domain-containing protein yields MRETTDKIKEFLQFITLQFIQHPDQAQLRVAEVDENHISFRLIVAQSDVAMLIGRNGFTASAIRNVMKAAAAKDGIQASLQIHSHEEERQRIAAIEANEIIDGGSPED; encoded by the coding sequence ATGCGTGAGACAACGGACAAGATCAAGGAATTCCTTCAATTCATTACCCTCCAGTTCATCCAACACCCGGATCAGGCTCAACTACGCGTTGCAGAAGTCGATGAAAACCACATCAGTTTCAGACTCATCGTGGCCCAATCCGATGTCGCCATGCTGATCGGCCGCAATGGTTTTACCGCCAGCGCCATCCGCAATGTCATGAAAGCCGCAGCCGCCAAAGACGGCATCCAGGCCAGCCTGCAAATCCACTCCCACGAAGAAGAGCGACAACGAATCGCAGCCATCGAGGCGAATGAAATCATCGACGGCGGCTCACCGGAGGATTAG
- a CDS encoding DUF3592 domain-containing protein: MADSNKEEKGTRSGVWFLCLIGVSLMLVGAVFGWLMFRSYQQAKQTREWPQVEAMVLRVETEERQISGSPREYRLNLMYGYEFAGRDMTTNRFSPRGSKWTKDESQVNHLKEAYPMGSTHTVWVDPLRPEAGILQHDTKAAGYTLWFPALFVLGGGGMIWGALRKRQTREE; this comes from the coding sequence ATGGCTGACAGCAACAAGGAGGAAAAGGGCACTCGCTCAGGAGTTTGGTTTTTGTGTTTGATTGGGGTCAGTTTGATGCTTGTCGGGGCGGTGTTTGGTTGGTTGATGTTCCGGAGTTACCAGCAGGCGAAACAAACTCGTGAGTGGCCGCAAGTGGAAGCCATGGTTTTGAGGGTAGAGACCGAGGAACGTCAGATTTCCGGCTCGCCAAGGGAGTACCGATTGAATCTGATGTATGGGTACGAGTTTGCTGGGCGGGATATGACGACCAATCGTTTTTCTCCGAGGGGATCGAAGTGGACGAAGGATGAGTCGCAGGTGAATCATTTGAAAGAGGCCTATCCAATGGGGTCGACCCATACGGTGTGGGTGGACCCTCTGCGTCCTGAGGCTGGGATTTTGCAACACGACACGAAGGCTGCAGGGTATACCCTTTGGTTTCCGGCTCTTTTTGTTCTGGGGGGAGGCGGGATGATTTGGGGTGCGTTGAGGAAGCGCCAGACTAGGGAGGAATGA
- the purB gene encoding adenylosuccinate lyase — MIPNILAERYASPAISKIWSAEGRIILEREFWIAVMKAQKELGLDIPAEAIAAYESVKNQVDLDAIMERERITRHDVKARIEEFCDLAGHEHIHKGMTSRDLTENVEQLQVYRSLLVIRDKTVATLNQMKQRAAQWQDLMITARTHNVAAQPTTFGKRIAMSGEELLSALDMLEHLIATYPVRGLKGAVGTQMDQLSLFDGDAAKASQLEAKVCAHLGIPVVFTNVGQVYPRSLDMRTVSILADIASGPSSFCRTLRLMAGHETASEGFAKGQTGSSAMPHKMNSRSCERVNGFHVILKGHVTMAGGLAGDQWNEGDVSCSVVRRLMLPDAFFALDGMFETFMTVLGQMDAYPAVIEAENNHYLPFLMTTTIMMEAVKAGVGRETAHRVIKQHAVATVNDLRSGRIKENNLLERLADDQEIPLGHEELERLLSEGRENTGTAQPQVSHFTDKVQKISEQYPEAASYQPGAIL, encoded by the coding sequence ATGATTCCTAACATCCTAGCAGAACGTTACGCCTCTCCCGCCATCTCAAAAATCTGGTCCGCAGAAGGCCGCATCATCCTCGAACGAGAGTTCTGGATTGCGGTCATGAAAGCGCAGAAAGAACTCGGTCTCGACATCCCAGCCGAAGCCATTGCTGCCTATGAATCCGTCAAAAACCAAGTGGACTTAGACGCCATCATGGAACGTGAACGGATCACCCGGCACGATGTAAAAGCCCGTATTGAAGAGTTCTGTGACCTGGCTGGCCACGAACACATTCACAAGGGAATGACCTCGCGTGACCTCACCGAAAATGTGGAACAACTCCAGGTCTACCGTTCGCTCCTGGTCATCCGTGACAAAACCGTAGCGACCCTCAATCAGATGAAACAACGGGCAGCTCAATGGCAAGATCTCATGATCACCGCCCGAACCCACAACGTGGCAGCCCAACCCACCACTTTCGGTAAGCGGATTGCCATGAGTGGTGAGGAGCTCCTCAGTGCGCTGGACATGCTCGAACACCTGATTGCGACCTACCCGGTCCGAGGACTCAAAGGAGCGGTTGGCACCCAGATGGACCAACTCTCACTGTTTGACGGAGACGCGGCCAAAGCCTCCCAACTCGAAGCCAAAGTCTGCGCACACTTGGGCATTCCGGTCGTCTTCACCAATGTGGGGCAGGTCTACCCCCGCTCGCTGGACATGCGCACCGTTTCTATTCTCGCTGACATTGCCTCCGGCCCTTCTTCCTTCTGCCGAACCCTACGCTTGATGGCCGGCCATGAAACCGCCAGCGAAGGCTTCGCCAAAGGCCAAACAGGCTCCAGCGCCATGCCCCACAAAATGAACTCACGCTCCTGTGAGCGAGTCAATGGCTTCCATGTCATCCTCAAGGGACACGTCACCATGGCTGGAGGCCTCGCAGGAGACCAGTGGAACGAAGGTGATGTCTCCTGCTCCGTCGTCCGCCGACTGATGCTGCCGGACGCCTTCTTCGCTCTCGACGGGATGTTCGAAACATTCATGACCGTGCTCGGCCAAATGGATGCCTACCCCGCTGTTATCGAAGCTGAAAACAACCACTACCTGCCATTCCTGATGACCACCACCATCATGATGGAAGCAGTCAAAGCCGGCGTGGGCCGGGAAACGGCCCACCGCGTGATCAAACAACATGCTGTCGCTACCGTCAATGATCTGCGTTCTGGACGGATCAAGGAAAACAACCTGCTTGAACGGCTTGCCGACGACCAGGAAATCCCGCTCGGCCACGAAGAACTTGAACGATTACTCAGTGAAGGACGCGAAAATACCGGCACCGCACAACCTCAGGTAAGCCATTTCACCGATAAAGTTCAAAAAATTTCTGAACAGTATCCTGAAGCAGCATCTTACCAACCCGGAGCCATTTTGTAA
- a CDS encoding IclR family transcriptional regulator, whose translation MSSSQETFKDSRYKVPNLERALVMMEHLLDHPLGRTASELTEDLGFSKNSVFRITMTLLNHHFLIRDENKRFRLSKKLLLMGCRSFGDARFIEHALDIMRSCRDEIKESVFIGTLVENEGVVIEQVLGSHPFKFTIDIGARMPIHCAAPCKAILAYMPAVERSSIIQQASFKRYNENTITSKKAFNQELESVKQSGYALDRAEQIHGAHCVAAPVFDQHGYPIAAIWTTGPSDRIPADYFSKLGKTMRHFADKISHRMGFEALET comes from the coding sequence ATGAGTTCATCCCAAGAAACATTCAAAGACAGCCGCTATAAAGTCCCCAATCTCGAACGGGCCCTCGTGATGATGGAACACCTGCTGGACCACCCTCTAGGGAGAACCGCCTCCGAGCTCACCGAAGACCTCGGCTTTTCAAAAAACAGCGTCTTCCGTATCACGATGACCTTGCTCAACCACCATTTTCTTATCCGCGATGAAAACAAACGCTTCCGCTTAAGCAAAAAACTTCTCCTCATGGGCTGCCGGAGTTTTGGTGATGCCCGCTTCATCGAACACGCGCTCGACATCATGCGGTCGTGCCGGGATGAAATCAAAGAGTCCGTCTTCATTGGCACCTTGGTCGAAAACGAAGGTGTGGTCATCGAGCAGGTTCTCGGCTCCCACCCGTTTAAATTCACCATCGATATCGGAGCCCGCATGCCCATCCATTGCGCAGCCCCGTGCAAGGCCATCCTCGCCTATATGCCGGCCGTCGAACGATCCTCCATCATCCAGCAGGCATCATTCAAACGCTATAACGAAAACACCATCACTTCAAAAAAAGCGTTCAACCAAGAACTCGAGTCCGTCAAGCAGTCAGGCTACGCCCTCGACCGGGCCGAACAAATCCACGGTGCCCACTGTGTGGCGGCACCCGTTTTCGACCAACACGGCTACCCCATCGCCGCTATCTGGACCACCGGCCCCTCCGATCGCATCCCCGCGGACTACTTCAGCAAGCTCGGAAAAACCATGCGGCACTTTGCCGACAAAATCTCCCACCGAATGGGATTTGAGGCGCTTGAAACCTAG
- the purC gene encoding phosphoribosylaminoimidazolesuccinocarboxamide synthase, whose protein sequence is MSLSNLAIAKTDDLPIRHEGSVHSGKVRSVYWLTAEDSARIIEEQGYDVSPGTELAVMVISDRISAYEIIWQGEDGLMGVPGKGASLNATALHWFKEFEKAGLAGNHVLASPHPLVWIVQKAKPVMVEGIARQYITGSMWRGYERGERDICGIPLPEGLTNGGKLDELLITPSTKGILQGIPGVPEKDDVNVTRQQILDNYEAFAFHSPEDVDHYEKLLAEGFKIISDQADQADQLLVDTKFEFGYIPNASGDGYSMIYIDEVGTLDSSRYWDKPAYADGKIVENSKEMFRKFLCDSVPEADVLLNKERMDEREVLGTSFKVPTEALMATSELYKSTAEQLTGTAVPAIENARQEILDALSAYGIVE, encoded by the coding sequence ATGAGCTTATCAAACCTCGCAATTGCAAAGACAGATGATTTGCCGATTCGGCATGAAGGTAGCGTTCACAGCGGTAAAGTGCGTTCCGTGTACTGGCTGACGGCCGAAGATAGTGCCCGGATTATTGAAGAGCAGGGATATGATGTGTCCCCCGGGACGGAATTGGCTGTGATGGTCATCAGCGACCGGATATCGGCCTACGAGATTATCTGGCAGGGTGAAGATGGTTTGATGGGAGTTCCCGGGAAAGGTGCTTCTCTCAATGCAACGGCATTGCATTGGTTCAAAGAATTTGAAAAAGCCGGTTTGGCTGGCAATCACGTTCTGGCATCTCCCCACCCGTTGGTGTGGATTGTCCAGAAGGCTAAACCTGTGATGGTGGAGGGGATTGCCCGTCAGTATATCACAGGAAGTATGTGGCGTGGATATGAACGTGGGGAGCGTGATATTTGCGGTATTCCACTGCCTGAGGGATTGACGAACGGAGGGAAGCTGGATGAATTGCTCATTACTCCTTCGACCAAAGGTATTTTGCAGGGGATTCCCGGCGTGCCGGAAAAAGACGATGTTAATGTGACTCGTCAGCAGATTCTGGACAACTACGAAGCCTTTGCCTTCCATTCCCCCGAGGATGTCGATCATTATGAAAAGCTGTTAGCCGAAGGCTTCAAGATTATTTCAGATCAGGCGGATCAGGCCGATCAGTTGCTGGTCGATACCAAATTTGAGTTTGGATATATTCCGAATGCATCCGGAGACGGTTACTCGATGATTTACATCGACGAAGTGGGAACGTTGGATTCCTCGCGCTACTGGGACAAGCCGGCTTATGCCGATGGCAAGATTGTTGAAAACTCCAAGGAGATGTTCCGCAAGTTCTTGTGCGACAGCGTGCCGGAAGCGGACGTTTTGCTTAACAAGGAGCGGATGGATGAGCGTGAGGTGCTAGGCACCAGCTTCAAAGTGCCTACCGAGGCGTTGATGGCAACGAGTGAGCTTTACAAGAGCACTGCCGAGCAGTTGACGGGAACGGCCGTTCCTGCGATTGAGAATGCCCGTCAGGAAATCCTCGATGCCCTCTCAGCCTACGGCATTGTCGAGTAA
- the yihA gene encoding ribosome biogenesis GTP-binding protein YihA/YsxC: MQIHSAQFEISAPDLDSCPESDLPEFAFIGRSNVGKSSLINTLTNKHNLAMVSAKPGKTRLINFFRINQKWDLVDLPGYGYAKASGQTRNKFNVMVSDYLVKRDNLSCVFVLIDCRHEAQKLDLEFTAWLIEYQIPFVLVFTKTDKVKPTIVQKHIDYFKKAMSEFCDGLPRIYTCSAKTGTGRKEILQFIDQAVVNFSRY, translated from the coding sequence ATGCAAATCCATTCCGCCCAGTTTGAAATCAGCGCCCCGGATCTCGACTCATGCCCGGAATCCGACCTCCCCGAATTTGCTTTTATTGGTCGATCGAACGTCGGCAAGTCTTCACTGATCAATACGCTGACCAATAAGCACAACCTAGCCATGGTTTCAGCCAAACCTGGCAAAACCCGCCTGATCAACTTCTTTAGAATCAATCAGAAATGGGACCTCGTCGACCTCCCGGGCTATGGCTATGCAAAAGCATCAGGCCAAACCAGGAACAAATTCAATGTCATGGTCTCGGATTATCTGGTCAAGCGGGACAACCTAAGCTGCGTCTTTGTCCTGATTGATTGCAGACACGAAGCCCAAAAACTCGATCTCGAATTCACGGCATGGCTCATCGAATACCAGATCCCGTTTGTTCTGGTCTTCACCAAGACCGACAAAGTCAAACCTACGATTGTGCAAAAACACATCGATTACTTCAAAAAGGCGATGTCGGAGTTTTGTGACGGCCTTCCCCGAATTTACACCTGCTCTGCAAAAACGGGCACGGGCCGCAAGGAAATCCTGCAATTCATCGATCAGGCTGTCGTCAATTTTTCCCGCTACTAA